In Oenanthe melanoleuca isolate GR-GAL-2019-014 chromosome 17, OMel1.0, whole genome shotgun sequence, one genomic interval encodes:
- the FKBP15 gene encoding FK506-binding protein 15 isoform X1, with protein MFAAAEEDDADFLSPASGARLASLFGLDQTVSSPGNEFFQFTAPKQPKKGQAAAGQAQKAPVAPAASGAPSVLVATAVLAYRYTNGQYLKQGKYGAAVVGNHAAKEYRILLYISQQQQITSARIHPGFVLTVQPNNYSTFYDDQRQNWSIMFESEKAAVDFSKQVCIAKCNSCPALDSVLCQDLLLGEGQGVEGGDSLEVAYTGWLFQNNGLGQVFDSNVNKDKLLRLKLGSGKVIKGWEEGMVGMKKGGRRFLIIPPAWAYGAQGVAGRVPPDSTLVFEVEIRRVKLAKECSGSDGLSVSSRDSPAPSPVPSSDGFSSDTGLVPPSSIPPKPGEPAVRAKSSSISEQLANPDVAKAKLISRMAKMGQPMLPFLAGTAGSQLDSSDSEIEDPNTLRGTTQPVAPSRPSQPAQAVLPTVSTQVPQASGAASSVSSAALIPATIQPHSALPGGAQGFQAYPGVPFAYPQTAASASQLQPVGQMYPAPYQAPGDVTSFLMTEARQHNTEIRLAVSKVVDKMDHLAAKVEELKKQSSANSSLLPGISSVTMEASMIMSNIQRIIQENERLKQEIFEKSSRIEEQNEKISELIERNQRYVEQSNLLMEQRNHSLQTTNENTQARVLHAEQEKAKVAEELAAATAQVSQLQLELTAHQKKEMELRKQLCCAVQDAERQEAQLNKLQAQVAELQEASQDTESRFKAEKQSRKQLDMKMAALEEELADLRVEKETLERNLAERKKKSLSERAQAEEEMEETRRSYQQELDKLRQLLKRARTSTDQAAAEQLSVLQAELESQCEAKCERALASAKEQHARQCQELCEQRDSLQHQVAQLEEKLTALKHSKKAEEQKLSEVQQRLEELEPIQEKYSALQADVLLLRARYEERIRHLQEDQDGSSPADFTEQVKKTMNGVFQSLRGEFELDEMYSGRTVLGLVMNTIKTVTLQLLNKQQEKAEHGSENEESGTGAGKQDGSPGAKTEHKEPLQHSPAQSTAPPADPGEVTRGSLESEQEGQAAPHPASPRAPEEKQESQSRGVAEEEKVQEEHLPVPGLQQGLDTAAIGTAGPEQAPSAVSVQAEAAEPSVAGAQAGEVDEAVLPAHPAEEQKEEEAVGGLEPPPLNGEEGSGTDPWDGAGSEQEPASVSSRAEPASAVLGGTPGAQELGSSPRHTDSSLFEDDNFFETASPKPLKPQVLSEEEDEEEVSMKGRPPPAPLFADDDDDELDWLG; from the exons ATGTTCGCGGCGGCGGAGGAGGACGACGCCGATTTCCTGTCCCCGGCCAGCGG AGCCAGATTAGCCTCTCTCTTTGGCCTGGATCAAACAGTCTCAAGCCCGGGAAATGAATTCTTCCAGTTCACTGCACCAAAGCAGCCCAAGAAGGgtcaggcagcagctg gCCAGGCCCAGAAGGCACCAGTGGCACCAGCAGCCTCAGGAGCCCCCTCGGTGTTGGTGGCCACGGCAGTGCTCGCCTATCGATA tacGAACGGGCAGTACTTGAAGCAAGGCAAGTATGGAGCAGCTGTAGTGGGGAACCATGCTGCCAAAGAG TACAGGATCCTCCTTTACATCAGTCAGCAGCAACAGATCACCTCTGCAAGGATCCACCCAGGCTTCGTGCTCACG GTTCAGCCCAACAATTACAGCACCTTCTATGATGATCAGAGGCAAAACTGGTCCATCATGTTTGAGtcagaaaaggcagcagtggaTTTCAGTAAGCAG GTGTGCATTGCCAAATGCAacagctgcccagccctggacTCAGTCCTGTGCCAGGATCTCCTGctgggagaagggcagggagtGGAAGGAGGAGACTCCCTGGAGGTTGCCTACACGGGATGGCTGTTCCAGAACAATGGCCTTGGACAG GTGTTTGACTCTAATGTAAACAAAGACAAGCTGCTGCGGCTGAAGCTGGGATCTGGAAAGGTCATCAAG GGCTGGGAAGAAGGAATGGTGGGCATGAAGAAAGGAGGGCGAAGGTTCCTCATCATTCCTCCAGCCTGGGCCTATGGGGCTCAGGGTGTGGCTGGTCGTGTCCCTCCAGACTCCACTCTGGTGTTTGAGGTGGAAATCAGGAGG GTAAAGCTGGCAAAGGAGTGCTCTGGCTCAGATGGGCTGAGTGTCAGTTCAAGGGACTCCCCTGCACCTTCTCCAGTTCCCAGCTCAGATGGCTTCTCCTCAGACACAGGTTTAGTGCCTCCCTCCAGCATCCCTCCAAAGCCTGG GGAGCCAGCTGTTCGGGCCAAGTCCAGCTCCATCAGTGAGCAGCTTGCA aACCCAGATGTAGCAAAGGCAAAGCTGATTTCTCGGATGGCCAAAATGGGACAGCCCATGCTGCCTTTCcttgcagggacagcagggagtCAGCTGGACTCCAGTGACTCAGAAATAGAG GATCCCAATACTCTGAGAGGGACAACACAGCCAGTGGCTCCAAGCAgaccctcccagccagctcaggcagtgctgcccaCAGTGTCCACACAAG TACCTCAAGCATCTGGTGCTGCATCTTCAGTATCTTCTGCTGCTTTAATTCCTGCAACCATCCAACCCCattcagctctgcctggaggagcacagggcttTCAG GCATATCCAGGAGTGCCATTTGCTTACCCCCAAACTGCTGCATCTGCCTCTCAACTCCAGCCTGTGGGGCAGATGTATCCTGCTCCTTACCAAG CACCTGGAGATGTCACTTCCTTTTTGATGACAGAAGCTCGGCAGCACAACACTGAAATCCGACTGGCTGTGAGCAAAGTGGTGGATAAAATGGATCACCTGGCTGCCAAG GTGGAGGAGCTGAAGAAGCAAAGCAGTGCTaacagctccctgctgcctggcatCTCCTCTGTCACTATGGAAGCCTCCATGATCATGAGCAACATCCAGCGCATCATCCAG GAGAATGAGAGACTGAAGCAGGAGATATTTGAGAAGAGCAGTCGGATTGAGGAGCAGAATGAGAAGATCAGTGAGTTGATTGAACGCAACCAGAG GTATGTGGAGCAGAGTAACCTGCTGATGGAGCAGAGGAACCACTCCCTGCAGACAACAAATGAGAACACACAGGCAAGAGTGTTGCatgcagagcaggagaag GCCAAAGttgcagaggagctggcagctgccacagcccaggtgtcccagctgcagctggagctcacTGCCCACCAGAAgaaggagatggagctgaggaagcagctctgctgtgctgtgcaggatgcagagagacaggaggcacagctcaacaagctgcaggcacaggtggcag AGCTGCAAGAAGCCTCTCAGGACACTGAGAGCAGGTTCAAGGCTGAGAAGCAGAGCCGAAAGCAGCTGGACATGAAGATGGCAGcactggaggaggagctggcagacCTGAGGGTGGAAAAGGAGACTCTGGAGAGG AATCTtgcagagaggaagaagaaatccCTCTCAGAGAGAGCTcaggcagaggaggagatggaggagacGCGCAGGTCGTaccagcaggagctggacaAGCTCCGGCAGCTCCTGAAAAGGGCCAGGACCTCGACTgaccaggcagcagcagagcag CTGTCagtgctccaggcagagctggagtcCCAGTGTGAAGCCAAATGTGAGCGTGCCCTGGCCtcagccaaggagcagcacgcccggcagtgccaggagctgtgtgagcagagggactccctgcagcaccaggtgGCCCAGCTGGAAGAGAAG CTCACAGCTCTCAAACACTCAAaaaaagcagaggagcagaagtTGTCTGAGGTTCAGCAACGTTTGGAGGAACTGGAGCCTATCCAGGAGAAG TactcagccctgcaggcagatgtgctgctgctgagggctcGCTACGAGGAACGGATCCGACACCTGCAGGAGGACCAGGATGGATCTTCCCCTGCAGACTTCACTGAGCAG GTAAAGAAGACCATGAATGGTGTATTTCAGTCTCTTCGGGGTGAATTTGAGCTGGATGAGATGTACAGTGGCAGGACAGTCCTGGGGCTTGTCATGAACACTATCAAG actgtgacactgcagctgctcaacaaacagcaggagaaagcagaaCATGGCAGTGAAAATGAGGAAtctggcacaggagcagggaaacagGACGGATCACCTGGAGCAAAGACTGAGCACAAAgagcccctgcagcacagcccagcacagagcactgcacCCCCAGCTGATCCTGGGGAAGTGACCAGAGGCTCCCTGGAGTCTGAGCAGgaaggccaggctgctcctcaccctgccagccccagagctcctgaggagaagcaggagagccagagcaggggggtggcagaagaagaaaaagttcaggaggagcatctccctgtccctgggctgcagcaggggctggacactgctgccattggcacagctggcccagagcaggctccctctgcagtgtctgtgcaggcagaagctgcagaacCTTCTGTtgcaggagcccaggcaggagaggTGGATGAGGCAGTGCTTCCAGCACAtccagctgaggagcagaaggaagaggaggctgTGGGAGGTTTAGAGCCTCCTCCCTTAAACGGGGAGGAAGGGAGTGGCACAGACCCGTGGGATGgagctggctcagagcaggaaCCTGCCTCAGtgtccagcagagcagagccagcctcagctgtgctgggaggaactccaggagcacaggaactgggctccagccccaggcacacAGATTCCAg CCTTTTTGAGGATGACAACTTCTTTGAAACAGCATCTCCTAAACCACTGAAGCCTCAGGTTCTCTctgaagaggaggatgaggaggaagtg AGCATGAAGGGGCGTCCCCCCCCCGCGCCGCTCTTCGctgacgatgatgatgatgagcTGGACTGGCTGGGATGA
- the RNF183 gene encoding E3 ubiquitin-protein ligase RNF183 — MAAGPEPGRECGICYEAYWGAGGGPQQLPCRHSLCQRCLRRLVCRAAAAPFVSCPFCRTVTLLPEPGPASAEPGEQRRESGGRAPPGPALCPSHGPVFAVSSSVSPCGPEAPHGFVLGLLLDTQPPPASMENLRLGFAAGILVLIVSTFFLLVFLK; from the coding sequence ATGGCAGCGGGGCCGGAGCCGGGCCGCGAGTGCGGCATCTGCTACGAGGCGTACTGgggagcggggggcggcccgcagcagctgccctgccgCCACTCGCTGTGCCAGCGCTGCCTCCGCCGCCTCGTGtgccgcgccgccgccgcgccctTCGTCAGCTGCCCCTTCTGCAGGACGGTGACGCTGCTGCCCGAGCCGGGCCCGGCCTCAGCGGAGCCGGGCGAGCAGCGGCGGGAGAGCGGCGGCCgcgccccgccgggccccgcgcTGTGCCCGTCCCACGGCCCCGTGTTCGCCGTGAGCAGCTCCGTGTCCCCCTGCGGCCCCGAGGCCCCGCACGGCTtcgtgctggggctgctgctggacacGCAGCCCCCGCCGGCCTCCATGGAGAACCTGCGCCTCGGCTTCGCCGCCGGCATCCTCGTGCTCATCGTCTCCACCTTCTTCCTGCTCGTGTTCCTCAAGTAG
- the FKBP15 gene encoding FK506-binding protein 15 isoform X2 → MLPKRILLYISQQQQITSARIHPGFVLTVQPNNYSTFYDDQRQNWSIMFESEKAAVDFSKQVCIAKCNSCPALDSVLCQDLLLGEGQGVEGGDSLEVAYTGWLFQNNGLGQVFDSNVNKDKLLRLKLGSGKVIKGWEEGMVGMKKGGRRFLIIPPAWAYGAQGVAGRVPPDSTLVFEVEIRRVKLAKECSGSDGLSVSSRDSPAPSPVPSSDGFSSDTGLVPPSSIPPKPGEPAVRAKSSSISEQLANPDVAKAKLISRMAKMGQPMLPFLAGTAGSQLDSSDSEIEDPNTLRGTTQPVAPSRPSQPAQAVLPTVSTQVPQASGAASSVSSAALIPATIQPHSALPGGAQGFQAYPGVPFAYPQTAASASQLQPVGQMYPAPYQAPGDVTSFLMTEARQHNTEIRLAVSKVVDKMDHLAAKVEELKKQSSANSSLLPGISSVTMEASMIMSNIQRIIQENERLKQEIFEKSSRIEEQNEKISELIERNQRYVEQSNLLMEQRNHSLQTTNENTQARVLHAEQEKAKVAEELAAATAQVSQLQLELTAHQKKEMELRKQLCCAVQDAERQEAQLNKLQAQVAELQEASQDTESRFKAEKQSRKQLDMKMAALEEELADLRVEKETLERNLAERKKKSLSERAQAEEEMEETRRSYQQELDKLRQLLKRARTSTDQAAAEQLSVLQAELESQCEAKCERALASAKEQHARQCQELCEQRDSLQHQVAQLEEKLTALKHSKKAEEQKLSEVQQRLEELEPIQEKYSALQADVLLLRARYEERIRHLQEDQDGSSPADFTEQVKKTMNGVFQSLRGEFELDEMYSGRTVLGLVMNTIKTVTLQLLNKQQEKAEHGSENEESGTGAGKQDGSPGAKTEHKEPLQHSPAQSTAPPADPGEVTRGSLESEQEGQAAPHPASPRAPEEKQESQSRGVAEEEKVQEEHLPVPGLQQGLDTAAIGTAGPEQAPSAVSVQAEAAEPSVAGAQAGEVDEAVLPAHPAEEQKEEEAVGGLEPPPLNGEEGSGTDPWDGAGSEQEPASVSSRAEPASAVLGGTPGAQELGSSPRHTDSSLFEDDNFFETASPKPLKPQVLSEEEDEEEVSMKGRPPPAPLFADDDDDELDWLG, encoded by the exons ATGCTGCCAAAGAG GATCCTCCTTTACATCAGTCAGCAGCAACAGATCACCTCTGCAAGGATCCACCCAGGCTTCGTGCTCACG GTTCAGCCCAACAATTACAGCACCTTCTATGATGATCAGAGGCAAAACTGGTCCATCATGTTTGAGtcagaaaaggcagcagtggaTTTCAGTAAGCAG GTGTGCATTGCCAAATGCAacagctgcccagccctggacTCAGTCCTGTGCCAGGATCTCCTGctgggagaagggcagggagtGGAAGGAGGAGACTCCCTGGAGGTTGCCTACACGGGATGGCTGTTCCAGAACAATGGCCTTGGACAG GTGTTTGACTCTAATGTAAACAAAGACAAGCTGCTGCGGCTGAAGCTGGGATCTGGAAAGGTCATCAAG GGCTGGGAAGAAGGAATGGTGGGCATGAAGAAAGGAGGGCGAAGGTTCCTCATCATTCCTCCAGCCTGGGCCTATGGGGCTCAGGGTGTGGCTGGTCGTGTCCCTCCAGACTCCACTCTGGTGTTTGAGGTGGAAATCAGGAGG GTAAAGCTGGCAAAGGAGTGCTCTGGCTCAGATGGGCTGAGTGTCAGTTCAAGGGACTCCCCTGCACCTTCTCCAGTTCCCAGCTCAGATGGCTTCTCCTCAGACACAGGTTTAGTGCCTCCCTCCAGCATCCCTCCAAAGCCTGG GGAGCCAGCTGTTCGGGCCAAGTCCAGCTCCATCAGTGAGCAGCTTGCA aACCCAGATGTAGCAAAGGCAAAGCTGATTTCTCGGATGGCCAAAATGGGACAGCCCATGCTGCCTTTCcttgcagggacagcagggagtCAGCTGGACTCCAGTGACTCAGAAATAGAG GATCCCAATACTCTGAGAGGGACAACACAGCCAGTGGCTCCAAGCAgaccctcccagccagctcaggcagtgctgcccaCAGTGTCCACACAAG TACCTCAAGCATCTGGTGCTGCATCTTCAGTATCTTCTGCTGCTTTAATTCCTGCAACCATCCAACCCCattcagctctgcctggaggagcacagggcttTCAG GCATATCCAGGAGTGCCATTTGCTTACCCCCAAACTGCTGCATCTGCCTCTCAACTCCAGCCTGTGGGGCAGATGTATCCTGCTCCTTACCAAG CACCTGGAGATGTCACTTCCTTTTTGATGACAGAAGCTCGGCAGCACAACACTGAAATCCGACTGGCTGTGAGCAAAGTGGTGGATAAAATGGATCACCTGGCTGCCAAG GTGGAGGAGCTGAAGAAGCAAAGCAGTGCTaacagctccctgctgcctggcatCTCCTCTGTCACTATGGAAGCCTCCATGATCATGAGCAACATCCAGCGCATCATCCAG GAGAATGAGAGACTGAAGCAGGAGATATTTGAGAAGAGCAGTCGGATTGAGGAGCAGAATGAGAAGATCAGTGAGTTGATTGAACGCAACCAGAG GTATGTGGAGCAGAGTAACCTGCTGATGGAGCAGAGGAACCACTCCCTGCAGACAACAAATGAGAACACACAGGCAAGAGTGTTGCatgcagagcaggagaag GCCAAAGttgcagaggagctggcagctgccacagcccaggtgtcccagctgcagctggagctcacTGCCCACCAGAAgaaggagatggagctgaggaagcagctctgctgtgctgtgcaggatgcagagagacaggaggcacagctcaacaagctgcaggcacaggtggcag AGCTGCAAGAAGCCTCTCAGGACACTGAGAGCAGGTTCAAGGCTGAGAAGCAGAGCCGAAAGCAGCTGGACATGAAGATGGCAGcactggaggaggagctggcagacCTGAGGGTGGAAAAGGAGACTCTGGAGAGG AATCTtgcagagaggaagaagaaatccCTCTCAGAGAGAGCTcaggcagaggaggagatggaggagacGCGCAGGTCGTaccagcaggagctggacaAGCTCCGGCAGCTCCTGAAAAGGGCCAGGACCTCGACTgaccaggcagcagcagagcag CTGTCagtgctccaggcagagctggagtcCCAGTGTGAAGCCAAATGTGAGCGTGCCCTGGCCtcagccaaggagcagcacgcccggcagtgccaggagctgtgtgagcagagggactccctgcagcaccaggtgGCCCAGCTGGAAGAGAAG CTCACAGCTCTCAAACACTCAAaaaaagcagaggagcagaagtTGTCTGAGGTTCAGCAACGTTTGGAGGAACTGGAGCCTATCCAGGAGAAG TactcagccctgcaggcagatgtgctgctgctgagggctcGCTACGAGGAACGGATCCGACACCTGCAGGAGGACCAGGATGGATCTTCCCCTGCAGACTTCACTGAGCAG GTAAAGAAGACCATGAATGGTGTATTTCAGTCTCTTCGGGGTGAATTTGAGCTGGATGAGATGTACAGTGGCAGGACAGTCCTGGGGCTTGTCATGAACACTATCAAG actgtgacactgcagctgctcaacaaacagcaggagaaagcagaaCATGGCAGTGAAAATGAGGAAtctggcacaggagcagggaaacagGACGGATCACCTGGAGCAAAGACTGAGCACAAAgagcccctgcagcacagcccagcacagagcactgcacCCCCAGCTGATCCTGGGGAAGTGACCAGAGGCTCCCTGGAGTCTGAGCAGgaaggccaggctgctcctcaccctgccagccccagagctcctgaggagaagcaggagagccagagcaggggggtggcagaagaagaaaaagttcaggaggagcatctccctgtccctgggctgcagcaggggctggacactgctgccattggcacagctggcccagagcaggctccctctgcagtgtctgtgcaggcagaagctgcagaacCTTCTGTtgcaggagcccaggcaggagaggTGGATGAGGCAGTGCTTCCAGCACAtccagctgaggagcagaaggaagaggaggctgTGGGAGGTTTAGAGCCTCCTCCCTTAAACGGGGAGGAAGGGAGTGGCACAGACCCGTGGGATGgagctggctcagagcaggaaCCTGCCTCAGtgtccagcagagcagagccagcctcagctgtgctgggaggaactccaggagcacaggaactgggctccagccccaggcacacAGATTCCAg CCTTTTTGAGGATGACAACTTCTTTGAAACAGCATCTCCTAAACCACTGAAGCCTCAGGTTCTCTctgaagaggaggatgaggaggaagtg AGCATGAAGGGGCGTCCCCCCCCCGCGCCGCTCTTCGctgacgatgatgatgatgagcTGGACTGGCTGGGATGA